From Amblyraja radiata isolate CabotCenter1 chromosome 21, sAmbRad1.1.pri, whole genome shotgun sequence, a single genomic window includes:
- the sspn gene encoding sarcospan, with protein sequence MGAEKPSGGEERGKDAEAARRQGGAAGDKGKAGRDSKYMEPDPHKCCGCRFPLLVALAQLLLAITITVLAFIMMTLSSSLLTRDTPYWVGIIMCVAALLGLYIFCVTYEIDEQTVRQFIVKLVYFLLCTLGLILSISAVAFAGNHLHQMTGFSCHMEPDHCACIQDPEDEIARTFLYRDVSNCEVVTSTVKLYLLLQVVLNLVLALVCLLGCYLMWKHRYQVFFAGLHFHPFKSPTQKPQKV encoded by the exons ATGGGAGCGGAGAAGCCGAGCGGCGGAGAGGAGCGGGGCAAGGACGCGGAGGCTGCCCGGCGGCAGGGCGGCGCGGCGGGGGACAAGGGCAAGGCGGGCCGGGACAGCAAGTACATGGAGCCAGACCCGCACAAATGCTGCGGCTGCCGCTTCCCGCTACTCGTCGCCCTGGCACAACTGCTGCTGGCCATCACTATCACCGTGCTCGCCTTCATCATGATGACCCTCAGCTCCTCCTTGCTGACCAGAGACACCCCTTACTGGGTCGGCATCATT ATGTGCGTGGCTGCGTTGCTTGGGCTGTACATATTCTGCGTCACGTACGAGATCGATGAACAGACGGTTCGCCAGTTTATAGTGAAG CTGGTGTACTTCCTGCTCTGCACCCTGGGCCTGATCCTCAGCATCTCAGCCGTGGCCTTCGCTGGCAACCACTTGCATCAGATGACCGGCTTCAGCTGCCACATGGAGCCGGACCACTGCGCCTGCATCCAGGACCCCGAGGATGAGATCGCCCGCACCTTCCTCTACCGCGACGTCTCCAACTGCGAGGTGGTGACCAGCACCGTCAAGCTCTACCTGCTGCTGCAGGTGGTCCTCAACCTGGTGCTGGCCCTGGTCTGCCTGCTGGGCTGCTACCTGATGTGGAAGCACAGGTACCAGGTGTTCTTCGCCGGCCTCCACTTCCACCCCTTCAAGAGCCCCACTCAAAAGCCGCAGAAGGTCTAG